A portion of the Solidesulfovibrio sp. genome contains these proteins:
- a CDS encoding aspartate aminotransferase family protein gives MSEAYDALKARERAAIMNTYGRYPLAIVSGKGCRLYDCDGREYIDLLAGIAVCNLGHCREEIAEVVAAKARELVHVSNLFTQREQIELAEALTATCHAGKAFFCNSGAEANEGAIKLARRYMRTVKNRDAYEIITLTHSFHGRTLATLTATGQDKIKFGFDPLPEGFTTVPAGDIEALRAAVSPKTAAVLLECIQGEGGVLPFPQAYLSAVAALCQEKDILLMCDEVQCGMCRSGRFWAFQNYGLEPDIVTCSKALANGLPMGAVLATDAVAAGFVPGSHATTFGGGALVSAAAAKTIAIMNDDRLAERAARMGDFAMALFEDVRAAYPDKIATIRGMGLMLGIELTFPGAEVWRKLLDRGFILNLTQDKVLRLLPPLVIEQEDLKLFAAALADVLGEI, from the coding sequence ATGAGCGAAGCGTATGACGCGCTCAAGGCGCGGGAGCGGGCGGCGATCATGAACACGTACGGCCGGTATCCCTTGGCCATCGTTTCGGGCAAGGGCTGCCGCCTCTACGACTGCGACGGTCGCGAATACATCGACCTGCTGGCCGGCATCGCCGTGTGCAACCTGGGGCACTGCCGCGAGGAGATCGCCGAAGTGGTCGCCGCCAAGGCCCGCGAACTGGTGCACGTGAGCAACCTGTTCACCCAGCGCGAGCAGATCGAGCTGGCCGAGGCGCTGACCGCCACCTGCCACGCCGGCAAGGCCTTTTTCTGCAACTCCGGGGCCGAGGCCAACGAAGGGGCGATCAAGCTGGCCCGGCGCTACATGCGCACGGTCAAAAACCGCGACGCCTACGAGATCATCACACTCACCCACTCCTTCCACGGCCGCACCCTGGCCACGCTCACGGCCACCGGCCAGGACAAGATCAAGTTCGGCTTCGATCCCCTGCCCGAAGGCTTCACCACCGTGCCGGCCGGGGACATCGAGGCCCTGCGCGCGGCCGTTTCGCCGAAAACGGCGGCGGTGCTCCTGGAATGCATCCAGGGAGAGGGCGGCGTGCTTCCCTTCCCGCAGGCGTACCTGTCGGCCGTGGCCGCGCTGTGCCAGGAGAAGGACATCCTTTTGATGTGCGATGAGGTGCAGTGCGGTATGTGCCGGTCGGGCAGGTTCTGGGCCTTCCAGAACTACGGCCTGGAACCGGATATCGTCACCTGCTCCAAGGCCCTGGCCAACGGGCTGCCCATGGGCGCAGTGCTGGCCACGGACGCCGTGGCGGCCGGGTTCGTGCCGGGCTCCCATGCCACGACCTTCGGCGGCGGGGCGCTGGTCTCGGCGGCGGCGGCCAAGACCATCGCCATCATGAACGACGACCGGCTGGCCGAGCGGGCGGCCCGGATGGGCGATTTCGCCATGGCCCTGTTCGAGGATGTGCGCGCGGCCTATCCGGACAAGATCGCCACGATCCGGGGCATGGGGCTGATGCTCGGCATCGAGCTGACCTTCCCCGGGGCCGAGGTCTGGAGGAAGCTGCTCGATCGCGGCTTCATCCTGAACCTGACCCAGGACAAGGTGCTGCGGCTGTTGCCGCCGCTGGTCATCGAGCAGGAGGACCTCAAGCTCTTCGCCGCCGCCCTGGCCGACGTGCTGGGCGAAATCTAA